The following are from one region of the Magallana gigas chromosome 6, xbMagGiga1.1, whole genome shotgun sequence genome:
- the LOC105318618 gene encoding uncharacterized protein — protein MNKIAMKSLVFLALVAVCSGHRIHYRNNCNKEIWVGILGNSNPDQGGFKLFHGQSHSVNFPAHWSGRMWGRTGCGGSRCETGDCGGGRLHCNGAGGVPPVTLAEITFDGAGNQDFYDISLVDGFNLPMSMRPRAGTTEGQSGAYYCSSAGCYTNVNAICPSGMQLYGTGGVVACKSACLAFGNPEYCCSGAHNTPQTCPNFSYAQTFKNACPQAYSYAYDDHKSTFTCRGAGGRQSEYDVVFCG, from the exons ATGAACAAG ATAGCCATGAAGTCCTTGGTTTTCCTGGCGTTGGTCGCTGTTTGCAGCGGACACAGAATCCATTATAGAAACAACTGCAACAAAGAAATTTGGGTCGGAATCCTCGGCAACAGTAATCCTGATCAAG GCGGAtttaaactttttcatggaCAAAGCCACAGTGTAAACTTCCCAGCTCACTGGTCCGGAAGAATGTGGGGACGTACCGGATGTGGCGGATCTCGATGTGAGACTGGAGACTGTGGCGGAGGACGACTCCATTGTAACGGTGCAGGAGGCGTGCCCCCCGTTACTCTAGCAGAAATCACCTTTGACGGTGCCGGAAACCAAGACTTTTACGACATCAGTTTGGTTGATGGTTTTAATCTTCCTATGAGCATGCGCCCCAGAGCCGGAACTACCGAAGGGCAATCGGGAGCATACTATTGCTCTTCTGCTGGCTGCTATACCAACGTTAACGCCATTTGTCCTAGCGGAATGCAGTTGTACGGGACCGGTGGAGTCGTGGCTTGTAAGAGCGCATGCCTGGCCTTTGGTAACCCCGAATACTGCTGTAGTGGAGCACATAACACGCCACAGACATGTCCAAACTTCTCATACGCCCAGACGTTTAAGAACGCCTGTCCACAGGCCTACAGCTACGCCTACGACGACCACAAGAGTACGTTCACCTGCCGTGGAGCCGGAGGGAGACAGTCCGAGTACGATGTCGTCTTCTGTGGATAA